The following coding sequences are from one Brienomyrus brachyistius isolate T26 chromosome 2, BBRACH_0.4, whole genome shotgun sequence window:
- the LOC125715794 gene encoding latent-transforming growth factor beta-binding protein 4-like isoform X3: MLMQRVNCPAGAFLGLEGTLPSSRQVPSWAWGVHCPAAGRCLPGPGGYTVQQPAGAFLGLEGTLPSSRQVPSWAWRVHCPAARRCLPGPGGYTVQQPAGAFLGLEGTLPSSRQVPSWAWRVHCPAAGRCLPGPGGYTAQQPAGAFLGLEGTLSSSPQVPSSAWRVHCPAARRCLPRPGGYTAQHPAGAFLGLEGTLPSSPQVPSSAWRVHCPAPGRCLPGPGGYTVQQPAGAFLGLEGTLSSSRQVPSWAWRVHCPAAGRCLPGPGGYTAQQPAGAFLGLEGTLPSSRQVPSWAWRVHCPAAGRCLPGPGGYTAQQPAGAFLGQEGTLSSSRQVPSSARRVHCPAAGRCLPGPGEGGWYVYMYVCMCVCVCTAVGERNMRCWDEKVPLASLKKHYYVDLNTAPYGVLCLFICFNCTSLCLLPLTPPNDS, from the exons ATGTTAATGCAGAGGGTAAACTGTCCAGCAGGTGCCTTCCTGGGCCTGGAGGGTACACTGCCCAGCAGCCGGCAGGTGCCTTCCTGGGCCTGGGGGGTACACTGCCCAGCAGCCGGCAGGTGCCTTCCTGGGCCTGGGGGGTACACTGTCCAGCAGCCGGCAGGTGCCTTCCTGGGCCTGGAGGGTACACTGCCCAGCAGCCGGCAGGTGCCTTCCTGGGCCTGGAGGGTACACTGTCCAGCAGCCCGCAGGTGCCTTCCTGGGCCTGGGGGGTACACTGTCCAGCAGCCGGCAGGTGCCTTCCTGGGCCTGGAGGGTACACTGCCCAGCAGCCGGCAGGTGCCTTCCTGGGCCTGGAGGGTACACTGTCCAGCAGCCGGCAGGTGCCTTCCTGGGCCTGGAGGGTACACTGCCCAGCAGCCGGCAGGTGCCTTCCTGGGCCTGGAGGGTACACTGTCCAGCAGCCCGCAGGTGCCTTCCTCGGCCTGGAGGGTACACTGTCCAGCAGCCCGCAGGTGCCTTCCTCGGCCTGGAGGGTACACTGCCCAGCACCCGGCAGGTGCCTTCCTGGGCCTGGAGGGTACACTGCCCAGCAGCCCGCAGGTGCCTTCCTCGGCCTGGAGGGTACACTGCCCAGCACCCGGCAGGTGCCTTCCTGGGCCTGGAGGGTACACTGTCCAGCAGCCGGCAGGTGCCTTCCTGGGCCTGGAGGGTACACTGTCCAGCAGCCGGCAGGTGCCTTCCTGGGCCTGGAGGGTACACTGCCCAGCAGCCGGCAGGTGCCTTCCTGGGCCTGGAGGGTACACTGCCCAGCAGCCGGCAG GTGCCTTCCTGGGCCTGGAGGGTACACTGCCCAGCAGCCGGCAGGTGCCTTCCTGGGCCTGGAGGGTACACTGCCCAGCAGCCGGCAGGTGCCTTCCTGGGCCTGGAGGGTACACTGCCCAGCAGCCGGCAG GTGCCTTCCTCGGCCAGGAGGGTACACTGTCCAGCAGCCGGCAGGTGCCTTCCTCGGCCAGGAGGGTACACTGTCCAGCAGCCGGCAGGTGCCTTCCTgggcctggggaggggggctggtatgtgtatatgtatgtgtgtatgtgtgtgtgtgtgtgtacagctgTGGGAGAGAGAAACATGAGATGCTGGGATGAGAAAGTGCCGCTGGCATCACTTAAAAAGCATTATTACGTGGATTTAAATACAGCACCTTATGGAGTCCTTTGCCTTTTCATCTGCTTCAACTGtacttctctctgtctccttcctcTTACCCCTCCAAATGACTCATAA
- the LOC125715794 gene encoding latent-transforming growth factor beta-binding protein 4-like isoform X24, with product MLMQRVNCPAGAFLGLEGTLPSSRQVPSWAWRVHCPAAGRCLPGPGGYTAQQPAGAFLGLEGTLSSSRQVPSWAWRVHCPAAGRCLPGPGGYTVQQPAGAFLGLEGTLSSSPQVPSSAWRVHCPAPGRCLPGPGGYTAQQPAGAFLGLEGTLPSTRQVPSWAWRVHCPAAGRCLPGPGGYTVQQPAGAFLGLEGTLPSSRQVPSWAWRVHCPAAGRCLPGPGGYTAQQPAGAFLGLEGTLPSSRQVPSWAWRVHCPAAGRCLPGSGGYTVQQPAGAFLGQEGTLSSSRQVPSSARRVHCPAAGRCLPGPGEGGWYVYMYVCMCVCVCTAVGERNMRCWDEKVPLASLKKHYYVDLNTAPYGVLCLFICFNCTSLCLLPLTPPNDS from the exons ATGTTAATGCAGAGGGTAAACTGTCCAGCAGGTGCCTTCCTGGGCCTGGAGGGTACACTGCCCAGCAGCCGGCAG GTGCCTTCCTGGGCCTGGAGGGTACACTGCCCAGCAGCCGGCAG GTGCCTTCCTGGGCCTGGAGGGTACACTGCCCAGCAGCCGGCAGGTGCCTTCCTGGGCCTGGAGGGTACACTGTCCAGCAGCCGGCAGGTGCCTTCCTGGGCCTGGAGGGTACACTGCCCAGCAGCCGGCAGGTGCCTTCCTGGGCCTGGAGGGTACACTGTCCAGCAGCCCGCAGGTGCCTTCCTCGGCCTGGAGGGTACACTGTCCAGCAGCCCGCAGGTGCCTTCCTCGGCCTGGAGGGTACACTGCCCAGCACCCGGCAGGTGCCTTCCTGGGCCTGGAGGGTACACTGCCCAGCAGCCCGCAGGTGCCTTCCTCGGCCTGGAGGGTACACTGCCCAGCACCCGGCAGGTGCCTTCCTGGGCCTGGAGGGTACACTGTCCAGCAGCCGGCAGGTGCCTTCCTGGGCCTGGAGGGTACACTGTCCAGCAGCCGGCAGGTGCCTTCCTGGGCCTGGAGGGTACACTGCCCAGCAGCCGGCAGGTGCCTTCCTGGGCCTGGAGGGTACACTGCCCAGCAGCCGGCAG GTGCCTTCCTGGGCCTGGAGGGTACACTGCCCAGCAGCCGGCAGGTGCCTTCCTGGGCCTGGAGGGTACACTGCCCAGCAGCCGGCAGGTGCCTTCCTGGGCCTGGAGGGTACACTGCCCAGCAGCCGGCAGGTGCCTTCCTGGGTCAGGAGGGTACACTGTCCAGCAGCCGGCAGGTGCCTTCCTCGGCCAGGAGGGTACACTGTCCAGCAGCCGGCAGGTGCCTTCCTCGGCCAGGAGGGTACACTGTCCAGCAGCCGGCAGGTGCCTTCCTgggcctggggaggggggctggtatgtgtatatgtatgtgtgtatgtgtgtgtgtgtgtgtacagctgTGGGAGAGAGAAACATGAGATGCTGGGATGAGAAAGTGCCGCTGGCATCACTTAAAAAGCATTATTACGTGGATTTAAATACAGCACCTTATGGAGTCCTTTGCCTTTTCATCTGCTTCAACTGtacttctctctgtctccttcctcTTACCCCTCCAAATGACTCATAA
- the LOC125715794 gene encoding uncharacterized protein LOC125715794 isoform X25, whose translation MLMQRVNCPAGAFLGLEGTLPSSRQVPSWAWRVHCPAAGRCLPGPGGYTVQQPAGAFLGLGGTLSSSRQVPSWAWRVHCPAAGRCLPGPGGYTVQQPAGAFLGLEGTLPSSRQVPSWAWRVHCPAARRCLPRPGGYTVQQPAGAFLGLEGTLPSTRQVPSWAWRVHCPAARRCLPRPGGYTAQHPAGAFLGLEGTLPSSRQVPSWARRVHCPAAGRCLPGPGGYTAQQPAGAFLGLEGTLPSSRQVPSWAWRVHCPAAGRCLPGSGGYTVQQPAGAFLGQEGTLSSSRQVPSSARRVHCPAAGRCLPGPGEGGWYVYMYVCMCVCVCTAVGERNMRCWDEKVPLASLKKHYYVDLNTAPYGVLCLFICFNCTSLCLLPLTPPNDS comes from the exons ATGTTAATGCAGAGGGTAAACTGTCCAGCAGGTGCCTTCCTGGGCCTGGAGGGTACACTGCCCAGCAGCCGGCAG GTGCCTTCCTGGGCCTGGAGGGTACACTGCCCAGCAGCCGGCAGGTGCCTTCCTGGGCCTGGAGGGTACACTGTCCAGCAGCCCGCAGGTGCCTTCCTGGGCCTGGGGGGTACACTGTCCAGCAGCCGGCAGGTGCCTTCCTGGGCCTGGAGGGTACACTGCCCAGCAGCCGGCAGGTGCCTTCCTGGGCCTGGAGGGTACACTGTCCAGCAGCCGGCAGGTGCCTTCCTGGGCCTGGAGGGTACACTGCCCAGCAGCCGGCAGGTGCCTTCCTGGGCCTGGAGGGTACACTGTCCAGCAGCCCGCAGGTGCCTTCCTCGGCCTGGAGGGTACACTGTCCAGCAGCCCGCAGGTGCCTTCCTCGGCCTGGAGGGTACACTGCCCAGCACCCGGCAGGTGCCTTCCTGGGCCTGGAGGGTACACTGCCCAGCAGCCCGCAGGTGCCTTCCTCGGCCTGGAGGGTACACTGCCCAGCACCCGGCAG GTGCCTTCCTGGGCCTGGAGGGTACACTGCCCAGCAGCCGGCAGGTGCCTTCCTGGGCCAGGAGGGTACACTGTCCAGCAGCCGGCAGGTGCCTTCCTGGGCCTGGAGGGTACACTGCCCAGCAGCCGGCAGGTGCCTTCCTGGGCCTGGAGGGTACACTGCCCAGCAGCCGGCAGGTGCCTTCCTGGGCCTGGAGGGTACACTGCCCAGCAGCCGGCAGGTGCCTTCCTGGGTCAGGAGGGTACACTGTCCAGCAGCCGGCAGGTGCCTTCCTCGGCCAGGAGGGTACACTGTCCAGCAGCCGGCAGGTGCCTTCCTCGGCCAGGAGGGTACACTGTCCAGCAGCCGGCAGGTGCCTTCCTgggcctggggaggggggctggtatgtgtatatgtatgtgtgtatgtgtgtgtgtgtgtgtacagctgTGGGAGAGAGAAACATGAGATGCTGGGATGAGAAAGTGCCGCTGGCATCACTTAAAAAGCATTATTACGTGGATTTAAATACAGCACCTTATGGAGTCCTTTGCCTTTTCATCTGCTTCAACTGtacttctctctgtctccttcctcTTACCCCTCCAAATGACTCATAA
- the LOC125715794 gene encoding latent-transforming growth factor beta-binding protein 4-like isoform X2, which produces MLMQRVNCPAGAFLGLEGTLPSSRQVPSWAWRVHCPAAGRCLPGPGGYTVQQPAGAFLGLGGTLSSSRQVPSWAWRVHCPAAGRCLPGPGGYTVQQPAGAFLGLEGTLPSSRQVPSWAWRVHCPAARRCLPRPGGYTVQQPAGAFLGLEGTLPSTRQVPSWAWRVHCPAARRCLPRPGGYTAQHPAGAFLGLEGTLSSSRQVPSWAWRVHCPAAGRCLPGPGGYTAQQPAGAFLGLEGTLPSSRQVPSWARRVHCPAAGRCLPGPGGYTAQQPAGAFLGLEGTLPSSRQVPSWAWRVHCPAAGRCLPGSGGYTVQQPAGAFLGQEGTLSSSRQVPSSARRVHCPAAGRCLPGPGEGGWYVYMYVCMCVCVCTAVGERNMRCWDEKVPLASLKKHYYVDLNTAPYGVLCLFICFNCTSLCLLPLTPPNDS; this is translated from the exons ATGTTAATGCAGAGGGTAAACTGTCCAGCAGGTGCCTTCCTGGGCCTGGAGGGTACACTGCCCAGCAGCCGGCAG GTGCCTTCCTGGGCCTGGAGGGTACACTGCCCAGCAGCCGGCAGGTGCCTTCCTGGGCCTGGAGGGTACACTGTCCAGCAGCCCGCAGGTGCCTTCCTGGGCCTGGGGGGTACACTGTCCAGCAGCCGGCAGGTGCCTTCCTGGGCCTGGAGGGTACACTGCCCAGCAGCCGGCAGGTGCCTTCCTGGGCCTGGAGGGTACACTGTCCAGCAGCCGGCAGGTGCCTTCCTGGGCCTGGAGGGTACACTGCCCAGCAGCCGGCAGGTGCCTTCCTGGGCCTGGAGGGTACACTGTCCAGCAGCCCGCAGGTGCCTTCCTCGGCCTGGAGGGTACACTGTCCAGCAGCCCGCAGGTGCCTTCCTCGGCCTGGAGGGTACACTGCCCAGCACCCGGCAGGTGCCTTCCTGGGCCTGGAGGGTACACTGCCCAGCAGCCCGCAGGTGCCTTCCTCGGCCTGGAGGGTACACTGCCCAGCACCCGGCAGGTGCCTTCCTGGGCCTGGAGGGTACACTGTCCAGCAGCCGGCAGGTGCCTTCCTGGGCCTGGAGGGTACACTGTCCAGCAGCCGGCAGGTGCCTTCCTGGGCCTGGAGGGTACACTGCCCAGCAGCCGGCAGGTGCCTTCCTGGGCCTGGAGGGTACACTGCCCAGCAGCCGGCAGGTGCCTTCCTGGGCCAGGAGGGTACACTGTCCAGCAGCCGGCAGGTGCCTTCCTGGGCCTGGAGGGTACACTGCCCAGCAGCCGGCAGGTGCCTTCCTGGGCCTGGAGGGTACACTGCCCAGCAGCCGGCAGGTGCCTTCCTGGGCCTGGAGGGTACACTGCCCAGCAGCCGGCAGGTGCCTTCCTGGGTCAGGAGGGTACACTGTCCAGCAGCCGGCAGGTGCCTTCCTCGGCCAGGAGGGTACACTGTCCAGCAGCCGGCAGGTGCCTTCCTCGGCCAGGAGGGTACACTGTCCAGCAGCCGGCAGGTGCCTTCCTgggcctggggaggggggctggtatgtgtatatgtatgtgtgtatgtgtgtgtgtgtgtgtacagctgTGGGAGAGAGAAACATGAGATGCTGGGATGAGAAAGTGCCGCTGGCATCACTTAAAAAGCATTATTACGTGGATTTAAATACAGCACCTTATGGAGTCCTTTGCCTTTTCATCTGCTTCAACTGtacttctctctgtctccttcctcTTACCCCTCCAAATGACTCATAA
- the LOC125715794 gene encoding uncharacterized protein LOC125715794 isoform X10, with protein MLMQRVNCPAGAFLGLEGTLPSSRQVPSWAWGVHCPAAGRCLPGPGGYTVQQPAGAFLGLEGTLPSSRQVPSWAWRVHCPAARRCLPGPGGYTVQQPAGAFLGLEGTLPSSRQVPSWAWRVHCPAAGRCLPGPGGYTVQQPAGAFLGLEGTLSSSPQVPSSAWRVHCPAPGRCLPGPGGYTAQQPAGAFLGLEGTLPSTRQVPSWAWRVHCPAAGRCLPGPGGYTVQQPAGAFLGLEGTLPSSRQVPSWAWRVHCPAAGRCLPGPGGYTAQQPAGAFLGLEGTLPSSRQVPSWAWRVHCPAAGRCLPGSGGYTVQQPAGAFLGQEGTLSSSRQVPSSARRVHCPAAGRCLPGPGEGGWYVYMYVCMCVCVCTAVGERNMRCWDEKVPLASLKKHYYVDLNTAPYGVLCLFICFNCTSLCLLPLTPPNDS; from the exons ATGTTAATGCAGAGGGTAAACTGTCCAGCAGGTGCCTTCCTGGGCCTGGAGGGTACACTGCCCAGCAGCCGGCAGGTGCCTTCCTGGGCCTGGGGGGTACACTGCCCAGCAGCCGGCAGGTGCCTTCCTGGGCCTGGGGGGTACACTGTCCAGCAGCCGGCAGGTGCCTTCCTGGGCCTGGAGGGTACACTGCCCAGCAGCCGGCAGGTGCCTTCCTGGGCCTGGAGGGTACACTGTCCAGCAGCCCGCAGGTGCCTTCCTGGGCCTGGGGGGTACACTGTCCAGCAGCCGGCAGGTGCCTTCCTGGGCCTGGAGGGTACACTGCCCAGCAGCCGGCAGGTGCCTTCCTGGGCCTGGAGGGTACACTGTCCAGCAGCCGGCAG GTGCCTTCCTGGGCCTGGAGGGTACACTGTCCAGCAGCCCGCAGGTGCCTTCCTCGGCCTGGAGGGTACACTGTCCAGCAGCCCGCAGGTGCCTTCCTCGGCCTGGAGGGTACACTGCCCAGCACCCGGCAGGTGCCTTCCTGGGCCTGGAGGGTACACTGCCCAGCAGCCCGCAGGTGCCTTCCTCGGCCTGGAGGGTACACTGCCCAGCACCCGGCAGGTGCCTTCCTGGGCCTGGAGGGTACACTGTCCAGCAGCCGGCAGGTGCCTTCCTGGGCCTGGAGGGTACACTGTCCAGCAGCCGGCAGGTGCCTTCCTGGGCCTGGAGGGTACACTGCCCAGCAGCCGGCAGGTGCCTTCCTGGGCCTGGAGGGTACACTGCCCAGCAGCCGGCAG GTGCCTTCCTGGGCCTGGAGGGTACACTGCCCAGCAGCCGGCAGGTGCCTTCCTGGGCCTGGAGGGTACACTGCCCAGCAGCCGGCAGGTGCCTTCCTGGGCCTGGAGGGTACACTGCCCAGCAGCCGGCAGGTGCCTTCCTGGGTCAGGAGGGTACACTGTCCAGCAGCCGGCAGGTGCCTTCCTCGGCCAGGAGGGTACACTGTCCAGCAGCCGGCAGGTGCCTTCCTCGGCCAGGAGGGTACACTGTCCAGCAGCCGGCAGGTGCCTTCCTgggcctggggaggggggctggtatgtgtatatgtatgtgtgtatgtgtgtgtgtgtgtgtacagctgTGGGAGAGAGAAACATGAGATGCTGGGATGAGAAAGTGCCGCTGGCATCACTTAAAAAGCATTATTACGTGGATTTAAATACAGCACCTTATGGAGTCCTTTGCCTTTTCATCTGCTTCAACTGtacttctctctgtctccttcctcTTACCCCTCCAAATGACTCATAA
- the LOC125715794 gene encoding latent-transforming growth factor beta-binding protein 4-like isoform X8, whose amino-acid sequence MLMQRVNCPAGAFLGLEGTLPSSRQVPSWAWGVHCPAAGRCLPGPGGYTVQQPAGAFLGLEGTLPSSRQVPSWAWRVHCPAARRCLPGPGGYTVQQPAGAFLGLEGTLPSSRQVPSWAWRVHCPAAGRCLPGPGGYTAQQPAGAFLGLEGTLSSSPQVPSSAWRVHCPAARRCLPRPGGYTAQHPAGAFLGLEGTLPSSPQVPSSAWRVHCPAPGRCLPGPGGYTAQQPAGAFLGLEGTLPSSRQVPSWARRVHCPAAGRCLPGPGGYTAQQPAGAFLGLEGTLPSSRQVPSWAWRVHCPAAGRCLPGSGGYTVQQPAGAFLGQEGTLSSSRQVPSSARRVHCPAAGRCLPGPGEGGWYVYMYVCMCVCVCTAVGERNMRCWDEKVPLASLKKHYYVDLNTAPYGVLCLFICFNCTSLCLLPLTPPNDS is encoded by the exons ATGTTAATGCAGAGGGTAAACTGTCCAGCAGGTGCCTTCCTGGGCCTGGAGGGTACACTGCCCAGCAGCCGGCAGGTGCCTTCCTGGGCCTGGGGGGTACACTGCCCAGCAGCCGGCAGGTGCCTTCCTGGGCCTGGGGGGTACACTGTCCAGCAGCCGGCAGGTGCCTTCCTGGGCCTGGAGGGTACACTGCCCAGCAGCCGGCAGGTGCCTTCCTGGGCCTGGAGGGTACACTGTCCAGCAGCCCGCAGGTGCCTTCCTGGGCCTGGGGGGTACACTGTCCAGCAGCCGGCAGGTGCCTTCCTGGGCCTGGAGGGTACACTGCCCAGCAGCCGGCAGGTGCCTTCCTGGGCCTGGAGGGTACACTGTCCAGCAGCCGGCAGGTGCCTTCCTGGGCCTGGAGGGTACACTGCCCAGCAGCCGGCAGGTGCCTTCCTGGGCCTGGAGGGTACACTGTCCAGCAGCCCGCAGGTGCCTTCCTCGGCCTGGAGGGTACACTGTCCAGCAGCCCGCAGGTGCCTTCCTCGGCCTGGAGGGTACACTGCCCAGCACCCGGCAGGTGCCTTCCTGGGCCTGGAGGGTACACTGCCCAGCAGCCCGCAGGTGCCTTCCTCGGCCTGGAGGGTACACTGCCCAGCACCCGGCAG GTGCCTTCCTGGGCCTGGAGGGTACACTGCCCAGCAGCCGGCAGGTGCCTTCCTGGGCCTGGAGGGTACACTGCCCAGCAGCCGGCAGGTGCCTTCCTGGGCCAGGAGGGTACACTGTCCAGCAGCCGGCAGGTGCCTTCCTGGGCCTGGAGGGTACACTGCCCAGCAGCCGGCAGGTGCCTTCCTGGGCCTGGAGGGTACACTGCCCAGCAGCCGGCAGGTGCCTTCCTGGGCCTGGAGGGTACACTGCCCAGCAGCCGGCAGGTGCCTTCCTGGGTCAGGAGGGTACACTGTCCAGCAGCCGGCAGGTGCCTTCCTCGGCCAGGAGGGTACACTGTCCAGCAGCCGGCAGGTGCCTTCCTCGGCCAGGAGGGTACACTGTCCAGCAGCCGGCAGGTGCCTTCCTgggcctggggaggggggctggtatgtgtatatgtatgtgtgtatgtgtgtgtgtgtgtgtacagctgTGGGAGAGAGAAACATGAGATGCTGGGATGAGAAAGTGCCGCTGGCATCACTTAAAAAGCATTATTACGTGGATTTAAATACAGCACCTTATGGAGTCCTTTGCCTTTTCATCTGCTTCAACTGtacttctctctgtctccttcctcTTACCCCTCCAAATGACTCATAA
- the LOC125715794 gene encoding latent-transforming growth factor beta-binding protein 4-like isoform X21: protein MLMQRVNCPAGAFLGLEGTLPSSRQVPSWAWGVHCPAAGRCLPGPGGYTVQQPAGAFLGLEGTLPSSRQVPSWAWRVHCPAARRCLPGPGGYTVQQPAGAFLGLEGTLPSSRQVPSWAWRVHCPAAGRCLPGPGGYTAQQPAGAFLGLEGTLSSSRQVPSWAWRVHCPAAGRCLPGPGGYTAQQPAGAFLGLEGTLPSSRQVPSWARRVHCPAAGRCLPGPGGYTAQQPAGAFLGLEGTLPSSRQVPSWAWRVHCPAAGRCLPGSGGYTVQQPAGAFLGQEGTLSSSRQVPSSARRVHCPAAGRCLPGPGEGGWYVYMYVCMCVCVCTAVGERNMRCWDEKVPLASLKKHYYVDLNTAPYGVLCLFICFNCTSLCLLPLTPPNDS from the exons ATGTTAATGCAGAGGGTAAACTGTCCAGCAGGTGCCTTCCTGGGCCTGGAGGGTACACTGCCCAGCAGCCGGCAGGTGCCTTCCTGGGCCTGGGGGGTACACTGCCCAGCAGCCGGCAGGTGCCTTCCTGGGCCTGGGGGGTACACTGTCCAGCAGCCGGCAGGTGCCTTCCTGGGCCTGGAGGGTACACTGCCCAGCAGCCGGCAGGTGCCTTCCTGGGCCTGGAGGGTACACTGTCCAGCAGCCCGCAGGTGCCTTCCTGGGCCTGGGGGGTACACTGTCCAGCAGCCGGCAGGTGCCTTCCTGGGCCTGGAGGGTACACTGCCCAGCAGCCGGCAGGTGCCTTCCTGGGCCTGGAGGGTACACTGTCCAGCAGCCGGCAGGTGCCTTCCTGGGCCTGGAGGGTACACTGCCCAGCAGCCGGCAG GTGCCTTCCTGGGCCTGGAGGGTACACTGTCCAGCAGCCGGCAGGTGCCTTCCTGGGCCTGGAGGGTACACTGTCCAGCAGCCGGCAGGTGCCTTCCTGGGCCTGGAGGGTACACTGCCCAGCAGCCGGCAGGTGCCTTCCTGGGCCTGGAGGGTACACTGCCCAGCAGCCGGCAGGTGCCTTCCTGGGCCAGGAGGGTACACTGTCCAGCAGCCGGCAGGTGCCTTCCTGGGCCTGGAGGGTACACTGCCCAGCAGCCGGCAGGTGCCTTCCTGGGCCTGGAGGGTACACTGCCCAGCAGCCGGCAGGTGCCTTCCTGGGCCTGGAGGGTACACTGCCCAGCAGCCGGCAGGTGCCTTCCTGGGTCAGGAGGGTACACTGTCCAGCAGCCGGCAGGTGCCTTCCTCGGCCAGGAGGGTACACTGTCCAGCAGCCGGCAGGTGCCTTCCTCGGCCAGGAGGGTACACTGTCCAGCAGCCGGCAGGTGCCTTCCTgggcctggggaggggggctggtatgtgtatatgtatgtgtgtatgtgtgtgtgtgtgtgtacagctgTGGGAGAGAGAAACATGAGATGCTGGGATGAGAAAGTGCCGCTGGCATCACTTAAAAAGCATTATTACGTGGATTTAAATACAGCACCTTATGGAGTCCTTTGCCTTTTCATCTGCTTCAACTGtacttctctctgtctccttcctcTTACCCCTCCAAATGACTCATAA
- the LOC125715794 gene encoding latent-transforming growth factor beta-binding protein 4-like isoform X29, whose product MLMQRVNCPAGAFLGLEGTLPSSRQVPSWAWGVHCPAAGRCLPGPGGYTVQQPAGAFLGLEGTLPSSRQVPSWAWRVHCPAARRCLPGPGGYTVQQPAGAFLGLEGTLPSSRQVPSWAWRVHCPAAGRCLPGPGGYTAQQPAGAFLGLEGTLSSSPQVPSSAWRVHCPAARRCLPRPGGYTAQHPAGAFLGLEGTLPSSPQVPSSAWRVHCPAPGRCLPGPGGYTAQQPAGAFLGLEGTLPSSRQVPSWARRVHCPAAGRCLPGPGGYTAQQPAGAFLGQEGTLSSSRQVPSSARRVHCPAAGRCLPGPGEGGWYVYMYVCMCVCVCTAVGERNMRCWDEKVPLASLKKHYYVDLNTAPYGVLCLFICFNCTSLCLLPLTPPNDS is encoded by the exons ATGTTAATGCAGAGGGTAAACTGTCCAGCAGGTGCCTTCCTGGGCCTGGAGGGTACACTGCCCAGCAGCCGGCAGGTGCCTTCCTGGGCCTGGGGGGTACACTGCCCAGCAGCCGGCAGGTGCCTTCCTGGGCCTGGGGGGTACACTGTCCAGCAGCCGGCAGGTGCCTTCCTGGGCCTGGAGGGTACACTGCCCAGCAGCCGGCAGGTGCCTTCCTGGGCCTGGAGGGTACACTGTCCAGCAGCCCGCAGGTGCCTTCCTGGGCCTGGGGGGTACACTGTCCAGCAGCCGGCAGGTGCCTTCCTGGGCCTGGAGGGTACACTGCCCAGCAGCCGGCAGGTGCCTTCCTGGGCCTGGAGGGTACACTGTCCAGCAGCCGGCAGGTGCCTTCCTGGGCCTGGAGGGTACACTGCCCAGCAGCCGGCAGGTGCCTTCCTGGGCCTGGAGGGTACACTGTCCAGCAGCCCGCAGGTGCCTTCCTCGGCCTGGAGGGTACACTGTCCAGCAGCCCGCAGGTGCCTTCCTCGGCCTGGAGGGTACACTGCCCAGCACCCGGCAGGTGCCTTCCTGGGCCTGGAGGGTACACTGCCCAGCAGCCCGCAGGTGCCTTCCTCGGCCTGGAGGGTACACTGCCCAGCACCCGGCAG GTGCCTTCCTGGGCCTGGAGGGTACACTGCCCAGCAGCCGGCAGGTGCCTTCCTGGGCCTGGAGGGTACACTGCCCAGCAGCCGGCAGGTGCCTTCCTGGGCCAGGAGGGTACACTGTCCAGCAGCCGGCAGGTGCCTTCCTGGGCCTGGAGGGTACACTGCCCAGCAGCCGGCAG GTGCCTTCCTCGGCCAGGAGGGTACACTGTCCAGCAGCCGGCAGGTGCCTTCCTCGGCCAGGAGGGTACACTGTCCAGCAGCCGGCAGGTGCCTTCCTgggcctggggaggggggctggtatgtgtatatgtatgtgtgtatgtgtgtgtgtgtgtgtacagctgTGGGAGAGAGAAACATGAGATGCTGGGATGAGAAAGTGCCGCTGGCATCACTTAAAAAGCATTATTACGTGGATTTAAATACAGCACCTTATGGAGTCCTTTGCCTTTTCATCTGCTTCAACTGtacttctctctgtctccttcctcTTACCCCTCCAAATGACTCATAA